In one window of Nitrospira sp. DNA:
- a CDS encoding peptidylprolyl isomerase, which produces MMGQRRWSNRLRIAGMMTLFMTVGMAGIGLAADAAPAGNESVSASNARAVIKTKFGDIEIKFLPDVAPKHVENFIKLAKSGFYNGTIFHRVIPGFMIQGGDPNTKDSLKKGAYGQGGPGHNVKAEFSDLPHKRGVVSMARAQDPDSAGSQFFVVVEESRFLDRKYTIFGEVVKGIGVADKIVALPRVMCQTGAPSPADKGPCDNPIDRVEMTVTIIE; this is translated from the coding sequence ATGATGGGACAGCGGCGATGGAGCAACCGTTTAAGAATCGCGGGAATGATGACTCTGTTCATGACCGTCGGGATGGCGGGCATCGGCCTGGCCGCCGATGCCGCTCCGGCTGGAAACGAATCTGTCAGTGCGAGCAACGCGCGTGCGGTCATCAAGACGAAGTTCGGCGATATCGAGATTAAATTTCTTCCCGATGTGGCCCCGAAACATGTCGAGAATTTCATCAAGTTGGCCAAGTCGGGGTTCTATAACGGCACGATTTTCCACCGGGTGATCCCGGGATTCATGATCCAAGGCGGCGATCCCAACACAAAAGATTCGCTGAAGAAGGGGGCGTATGGCCAGGGCGGCCCCGGGCACAATGTGAAAGCCGAGTTTAGCGATCTCCCTCACAAGCGTGGCGTGGTGTCCATGGCTCGGGCTCAGGATCCGGACAGCGCAGGGTCCCAGTTTTTTGTCGTCGTGGAGGAGTCCCGATTCTTAGATCGGAAATATACGATCTTCGGCGAGGTCGTCAAAGGCATCGGAGTGGCGGACAAGATCGTGGCGTTGCCGCGAGTCATGTGCCAGACCGGCGCACCGAGTCCTGCGGACAAGGGGCCATGCGACAACCCGATCGATCGGGTTGAAATGACTGTGACGATTATTGAGTAG
- the rpsF gene encoding 30S ribosomal protein S6, with protein MELYESLFIIRPTLSDEETTALIEKMKGTVTKNGASLERAENWGRKKLAYEIKRERKGTYVYFYFKGPGAVIAELERAYRLEDSIIKFLTVKLEQEPAPPRGAPVVAPQGATVGGVQ; from the coding sequence ATGGAACTCTATGAGTCCCTGTTTATCATTCGTCCGACCTTAAGCGACGAAGAAACCACTGCGTTGATTGAAAAAATGAAGGGCACCGTGACCAAGAACGGAGCCTCGCTCGAGCGGGCCGAGAATTGGGGCCGCAAGAAACTCGCCTACGAGATCAAGCGCGAGCGCAAGGGCACCTATGTCTATTTCTACTTCAAGGGACCCGGAGCGGTCATCGCTGAGCTCGAACGCGCCTACCGGCTTGAAGATTCGATCATTAAATTTCTGACCGTGAAGTTGGAGCAGGAGCCTGCTCCGCCCAGAGGTGCCCCCGTGGTCGCACCACAAGGAGCCACCGTTGGCGGGGTTCAATAA
- a CDS encoding 30S ribosomal protein S18, which yields MERGDRGNGGGGGGRFFQRRKPCRFCVDKAPIDFKDVGLLRNFLTERGRIVPRRISGNCLQHQRVLTVAVKRARQIALVSFAEER from the coding sequence ATGGAACGAGGAGATCGCGGGAATGGCGGGGGCGGAGGCGGTAGGTTTTTTCAGCGCCGTAAGCCGTGCCGGTTTTGTGTCGATAAGGCGCCGATTGACTTCAAGGATGTCGGCCTGTTGCGGAATTTTCTGACTGAGCGCGGACGGATCGTCCCGCGCCGCATCTCCGGAAATTGCCTGCAGCACCAGCGCGTGTTGACGGTGGCGGTGAAGCGGGCGCGCCAGATCGCCTTGGTTAGTTTCGCTGAAGAGCGATAG
- a CDS encoding DUF3473 domain-containing protein, translating into MHCLTFDIEEHFQVSRFDSPIRRRHWGSFESRVTPNTCKVLDLLARYQTRATFFVLGWVAERHPGLIKQIAECGHEIASHGYGHELVTAQTPELFRADVRKAKQILEDLTGSPIQGYRAPGFTITPETLWALPILAEEGHTYDSSIVPIRHDHCGLPGSDPWHHLRRTSSGPIWEVPPSTVNLGGVRLPIAGGSYFRLLPFPALCGLLRRIEHKGRPLVMYFHPWELDPHQPHMEGPMLSQLFHYLNLDKMEFRISTLMNIFRFGPIAEQIDLSPIMPLDPTIFPALPSAEIAQDVA; encoded by the coding sequence GTGCATTGCCTGACATTCGACATCGAAGAACATTTTCAAGTTTCCCGTTTCGATTCGCCGATTCGTCGACGGCACTGGGGATCATTTGAAAGTCGAGTCACTCCAAACACCTGCAAGGTGCTGGATCTCCTCGCCCGCTACCAGACGAGAGCCACCTTCTTCGTCTTGGGGTGGGTTGCGGAGCGTCATCCCGGACTCATCAAGCAGATCGCTGAATGCGGACATGAAATTGCCTCGCATGGGTACGGCCATGAGCTGGTCACCGCTCAGACGCCTGAATTGTTTCGTGCAGACGTGAGAAAAGCCAAACAGATCCTCGAAGACCTCACGGGCTCTCCGATCCAGGGTTATCGCGCGCCTGGCTTCACCATTACACCTGAGACCCTCTGGGCCTTGCCGATTCTGGCAGAGGAAGGTCATACGTACGATTCCAGCATTGTGCCCATCCGGCACGACCATTGCGGCCTGCCGGGGTCCGATCCCTGGCACCATCTGAGACGGACCTCTTCCGGCCCGATTTGGGAAGTTCCCCCATCCACGGTCAACCTTGGCGGAGTGCGGCTTCCCATTGCCGGCGGCAGCTACTTTCGGCTTCTCCCATTTCCGGCCCTCTGCGGACTGTTGCGACGGATTGAACACAAGGGTCGCCCCCTGGTCATGTATTTCCATCCGTGGGAACTCGATCCTCACCAGCCGCACATGGAAGGGCCGATGCTCTCGCAACTCTTCCACTATCTCAACCTCGACAAAATGGAGTTCCGGATCTCTACATTGATGAATATATTCCGATTCGGCCCCATCGCCGAACAGATCGACCTTTCTCCAATCATGCCTCTCGATCCGACCATCTTCCCGGCGCTTCCTTCTGCTGAAATCGCGCAAGACGTGGCGTAA
- the fabG gene encoding 3-oxoacyl-[acyl-carrier-protein] reductase — MSLQGKVAIVTGGAQGIGRAIAEALAEDGADIAVADLDPARSQDAVAAIQKLGRRALSVKVNVADWNDAKAMADQVMQEWGKIDILVNNAGITRDGLLLRMKEEDWNLVLQVNLNGTFHCTKAVLLPMTKQRYGRIVNIASIVGAMGNVGQANYAASKAAVIGFTKTVAREYASRAVTVNAVAPGFIDTAMTQGLSPEVKEALQKQIPLGRLGLPSDIAAAVRFLVSDAASYITGQVLHVNGGMLMV, encoded by the coding sequence ATGTCATTACAGGGAAAAGTAGCGATTGTCACCGGTGGGGCGCAGGGGATCGGACGGGCTATTGCGGAAGCGTTGGCCGAAGACGGGGCAGACATTGCGGTTGCCGACCTCGATCCGGCGCGTTCGCAGGACGCAGTAGCGGCGATCCAGAAGCTGGGGCGACGGGCGCTCAGTGTGAAGGTGAACGTGGCCGATTGGAACGATGCCAAGGCCATGGCCGATCAGGTGATGCAGGAATGGGGGAAGATTGATATCCTGGTCAACAACGCCGGTATTACCCGTGATGGATTGTTGCTGAGAATGAAGGAAGAAGATTGGAACCTGGTTCTGCAGGTCAATTTGAATGGAACGTTCCATTGCACAAAAGCGGTCCTGCTCCCGATGACGAAACAGCGGTACGGACGGATCGTCAACATTGCCTCGATCGTCGGGGCGATGGGGAATGTGGGGCAGGCGAATTATGCGGCGTCTAAGGCGGCGGTGATCGGGTTTACCAAGACGGTCGCGCGCGAATATGCGAGCCGGGCGGTGACGGTGAATGCGGTGGCGCCGGGCTTTATCGATACGGCGATGACCCAGGGTCTGTCGCCGGAGGTCAAGGAAGCCTTGCAGAAGCAGATTCCGCTGGGACGCCTTGGGCTTCCCTCCGACATTGCGGCGGCGGTTCGGTTTCTGGTGTCGGATGCAGCGTCGTATATCACGGGACAAGTGTTGCACGTGAACGGTGGCATGCTCATGGTATAA
- the fabD gene encoding ACP S-malonyltransferase, whose amino-acid sequence MASQIGFLFPGQGSQSVGMGRGFYEASPAVKAVYDEASSILGYDVAQLCFEGPAERLNLTENTQPALLVSSAAALKALEPAGLKPLAVAGHSLGEYSAVYAAGGVSFRDAVALVQKRGRYMSEAVPPGTGLVAALLGLTADVVKAVCQEAASVGVVAAANFNSPGQVVIAGEKAAVERAIEIAKTKGCKKAIPLPVSVPVHTPLMQKAADRLAAEFGGVAWRDLTVPLVNNAEATALQRSDDIRASLVRQLPSSVRWEESVQAMGRLGVTTFVEIGPGSVLTGLVKRILPGAVTANVNDPKSLEATLTTLGVNSQA is encoded by the coding sequence ATGGCGTCACAAATTGGCTTTTTGTTTCCCGGACAGGGGTCGCAGTCTGTAGGAATGGGGCGCGGGTTCTACGAGGCGTCACCGGCGGTCAAGGCGGTCTACGATGAGGCCTCCTCGATTCTCGGGTACGACGTCGCGCAGCTCTGTTTCGAAGGCCCGGCTGAACGGTTGAATTTGACGGAGAATACCCAGCCGGCGTTGCTGGTGAGCAGCGCAGCGGCGCTCAAAGCATTAGAGCCGGCCGGGTTGAAGCCGCTGGCCGTGGCAGGGCATAGTCTCGGTGAATATTCGGCGGTCTATGCGGCCGGCGGGGTGTCGTTTCGGGATGCGGTGGCGCTCGTGCAGAAGCGAGGGCGCTATATGTCGGAAGCGGTTCCGCCCGGAACCGGACTCGTCGCCGCGTTACTGGGGCTTACCGCCGACGTGGTTAAGGCCGTCTGTCAGGAGGCCGCTTCGGTCGGCGTGGTGGCGGCGGCGAATTTTAATTCTCCCGGGCAAGTCGTGATCGCCGGAGAGAAGGCCGCAGTCGAACGGGCCATTGAGATTGCCAAAACCAAGGGATGTAAAAAAGCGATTCCACTTCCAGTCAGCGTCCCGGTCCATACGCCGCTCATGCAGAAGGCGGCAGACCGGCTCGCAGCGGAGTTCGGTGGAGTGGCCTGGCGTGATTTGACTGTGCCGTTGGTGAATAATGCGGAAGCCACGGCCCTGCAACGCTCCGACGACATACGGGCCTCACTGGTTCGGCAGTTGCCGTCATCGGTGCGGTGGGAAGAGTCGGTGCAGGCGATGGGCAGGCTCGGTGTCACGACTTTTGTCGAGATCGGGCCGGGAAGCGTGTTGACGGGGTTGGTGAAGAGGATTCTTCCGGGCGCCGTCACGGCGAACGTCAATGATCCGAAGTCGCTGGAAGCGACGCTGACGACGCTGGGCGTGAACAGTCAGGCGTAA
- the plsX gene encoding phosphate acyltransferase PlsX, whose product MKIAVDAMGGDHGPAPVIEGAMQAAQELGVGIILVGKQDELAAACQKLACTDARITIHHAPQVVEMHESPATVARKKRDSSIWVATELVKSGEADAVVSPGNTGASMVASFFVLGLIKGVERPAIATMLPTLTGSAVMLDVGANVDCTAQHLEQFALMGNEFAKHVYAKPNPRVGLLSIGEEDSKGNEVTKEAFKLLKASPLNFIGNIEGREVYSGNADVVVCDGFIGNVALKISEGVADVIKKLLMKEISGSWLGRLAYPLIAKPLLNLKRKIDYAEFGGAPLLGVNGTTMICHGRSSAKAIKNAIRRAKGLAETRLDELIQRDIEESLRRHQDERPEGKQA is encoded by the coding sequence ATGAAGATTGCCGTCGATGCGATGGGCGGAGACCACGGACCGGCCCCGGTCATTGAAGGCGCGATGCAAGCCGCGCAAGAACTGGGTGTCGGGATCATTCTGGTCGGCAAGCAGGATGAGCTGGCCGCTGCCTGTCAAAAACTCGCGTGTACCGATGCACGGATCACGATCCACCATGCTCCGCAGGTGGTGGAGATGCACGAGTCGCCGGCCACCGTGGCACGAAAGAAGCGTGACTCGTCCATCTGGGTGGCCACGGAGTTGGTGAAATCCGGTGAAGCCGATGCGGTGGTGAGTCCGGGGAATACCGGTGCGAGTATGGTCGCCTCGTTTTTTGTCCTCGGATTGATCAAGGGGGTGGAACGTCCGGCAATCGCCACGATGTTGCCCACCTTAACGGGTAGCGCGGTGATGCTCGATGTCGGCGCGAATGTCGATTGCACGGCACAACATCTTGAGCAATTCGCTCTGATGGGGAACGAATTCGCCAAGCACGTGTACGCCAAGCCGAATCCGCGCGTAGGGCTCTTGAGCATCGGCGAGGAAGACAGCAAGGGGAACGAGGTCACCAAAGAAGCCTTTAAACTGCTGAAGGCCAGTCCGTTGAATTTTATCGGCAATATCGAGGGGCGCGAAGTGTATAGCGGCAATGCCGATGTGGTGGTCTGCGATGGATTCATCGGCAATGTGGCGCTCAAGATCTCCGAAGGGGTTGCGGACGTCATCAAGAAGCTGTTGATGAAGGAGATCTCCGGCTCCTGGCTCGGGCGATTGGCCTATCCCCTGATTGCGAAGCCGTTGCTGAACCTGAAACGGAAGATCGATTATGCCGAGTTCGGGGGCGCGCCCCTGCTCGGAGTCAACGGGACCACCATGATCTGCCATGGCCGGTCCTCCGCCAAGGCGATCAAGAATGCGATTCGCCGCGCGAAGGGTTTGGCCGAGACCAGGCTGGACGAATTGATCCAGCGCGACATTGAAGAAAGCCTGAGGCGGCACCAGGACGAACGGCCGGAAGGGAAGCAGGCGTGA
- the rpmF gene encoding 50S ribosomal protein L32 produces the protein MANPKHKHSRSRRDMRRTAKTRLVPPGFSLCPQCHELKLPHYTCMNCGTYKGKAVIVVEES, from the coding sequence ATGGCAAATCCAAAACACAAACATTCACGGTCCCGGCGGGATATGCGGAGAACGGCCAAGACCAGGCTGGTTCCTCCTGGGTTTTCGTTGTGCCCGCAATGTCACGAATTAAAGTTGCCGCACTATACGTGCATGAATTGCGGGACGTATAAGGGGAAGGCCGTCATCGTCGTCGAGGAAAGCTAG
- a CDS encoding single-stranded DNA-binding protein, giving the protein MAGFNKVILVGNLTRNPELRYTPSGTPVASFGLATSRRFKQGDELKEEVCFIDIVVFGKQAEHCGQYLSKGNGVIIDGRLQQRRWETEDGQKRSKHEVVAQGVTFLPKRGEAGGESGGLHEEPSYEDEQL; this is encoded by the coding sequence TTGGCGGGGTTCAATAAAGTCATCCTGGTCGGGAATCTGACCCGCAATCCCGAGTTGCGTTATACGCCCAGCGGAACGCCGGTTGCCAGCTTCGGGTTGGCGACGAGCCGGCGGTTTAAGCAGGGGGATGAACTCAAGGAAGAAGTCTGTTTCATCGACATCGTGGTGTTCGGGAAGCAGGCGGAACATTGCGGGCAGTATCTCAGCAAGGGCAACGGCGTCATTATCGATGGCCGGCTCCAGCAGCGCCGCTGGGAGACCGAAGACGGACAGAAGCGCAGCAAGCATGAAGTCGTGGCCCAGGGCGTGACCTTTCTGCCGAAACGGGGCGAGGCAGGAGGCGAGAGCGGCGGCCTGCACGAAGAACCTTCTTACGAAGACGAACAGCTGTAG
- the rnc gene encoding ribonuclease III, which produces MTPATSIEAVQRLLGYRFHQPRLLEEALTHKSYSNERRSRERTQNERLEFLGDAVLSLVMSEYLAAEFPGSNEGGLSKLKAHLVSEASLAKAARRMKLGRLLRLGKGEELSKGREKHSLLADALEALIAAIYLDGGLEASRKFTLQVLGEELLATRAEQARPGMEDYKTQLQEVCQKRYESLPQYETVRESGPDHEKVFEVELTIQGVMRGIGRGRSKKEAEQMAAKEALTQLA; this is translated from the coding sequence ATGACGCCGGCAACGTCAATTGAGGCGGTCCAGCGCCTTCTCGGCTACCGCTTTCATCAGCCTCGCCTGCTGGAAGAAGCTCTGACTCACAAGTCTTACTCAAACGAGCGGCGCAGCAGAGAGCGAACCCAGAACGAACGCCTGGAGTTTCTCGGCGATGCGGTACTCTCGCTTGTCATGAGCGAGTATCTCGCGGCCGAGTTTCCAGGTAGCAACGAAGGCGGGCTTTCCAAGCTCAAAGCGCACCTGGTCAGCGAGGCGTCGCTCGCGAAAGCAGCCAGACGCATGAAGCTGGGCCGGCTGTTGCGACTGGGGAAAGGCGAAGAGCTCTCGAAAGGGCGTGAGAAGCATTCGCTGTTGGCCGATGCGCTCGAAGCGTTGATTGCCGCCATCTATCTGGACGGTGGACTTGAGGCCAGCAGAAAATTCACCTTGCAGGTGCTGGGAGAGGAATTGCTGGCGACGCGTGCGGAGCAGGCTCGACCGGGGATGGAGGATTATAAAACGCAGCTGCAGGAGGTCTGTCAGAAACGGTATGAAAGCTTGCCGCAGTATGAGACGGTTCGGGAATCGGGTCCTGATCATGAGAAAGTCTTTGAGGTCGAGCTGACCATTCAGGGAGTCATGCGAGGGATCGGGCGCGGTCGCAGTAAGAAGGAAGCAGAGCAAATGGCGGCGAAGGAAGCGTTGACACAGTTGGCGTGA
- a CDS encoding ketoacyl-ACP synthase III, which produces MRARITGTGSYAPDRVMTNADLEKLVATSDEWIRERTGIRERRIAAEGQACSDLGLIAAERALKAAGISAGDLDMILLATCTGDMPLPSTACLLQHRLGATRAAACDVSAACCGFVYALGVADAYIRTGMRHVLVVGSEVMSTITDWTDRNTCILFGDGAGAAVVSASEGERGVLSTHLHSDGSLSDLIVVPGGGTRIPPSEAMVSERSQYIKMKGNETFKVAVRTLEEVARETLAAHHLSVDELDVYIPHQANLRIIKAVADRLHLPLEKVVLNMDRYGNTSAASIPIALDEAVRDGRVKEGQLVMFGAFGAGLTWASALVRW; this is translated from the coding sequence ATACGAGCGCGAATCACCGGAACCGGGTCCTACGCCCCGGACCGGGTGATGACCAATGCCGATTTGGAGAAACTGGTCGCGACGTCCGATGAGTGGATTCGCGAGCGCACGGGTATTCGCGAACGTCGCATTGCCGCCGAGGGGCAGGCCTGTTCCGACTTGGGCCTGATTGCCGCGGAACGCGCCTTGAAAGCCGCGGGCATTTCAGCCGGTGACCTCGACATGATCCTCCTGGCCACTTGCACGGGAGACATGCCGTTACCTTCCACCGCCTGCCTGCTCCAGCACCGGCTGGGAGCGACCCGCGCAGCGGCTTGTGATGTGTCTGCCGCCTGCTGCGGATTCGTCTACGCGCTCGGGGTAGCCGATGCCTATATTCGAACCGGTATGCGTCATGTTCTGGTCGTAGGATCGGAAGTGATGTCGACCATTACGGATTGGACGGATCGCAACACCTGCATTCTGTTCGGGGACGGCGCCGGTGCGGCGGTCGTGAGTGCATCGGAAGGTGAGCGCGGGGTGCTGTCCACTCATCTGCACTCGGATGGAAGCCTCTCTGATTTGATTGTCGTGCCCGGCGGCGGAACGCGTATTCCCCCTTCAGAGGCCATGGTGAGCGAACGCTCGCAGTACATTAAGATGAAGGGTAATGAAACGTTCAAGGTGGCGGTGCGGACCCTTGAGGAGGTGGCGCGGGAGACACTTGCCGCGCATCACCTGTCGGTCGATGAGCTCGATGTCTATATCCCCCATCAGGCCAATCTGCGGATCATTAAAGCGGTTGCCGACCGGCTGCATCTGCCGCTGGAAAAAGTGGTGTTGAATATGGATCGCTACGGCAACACCTCCGCCGCGTCGATTCCCATCGCCTTGGATGAAGCGGTGCGGGATGGACGGGTCAAAGAAGGGCAGTTGGTCATGTTCGGCGCCTTCGGGGCGGGCTTGACCTGGGCCTCTGCATTAGTCCGCTGGTAG
- a CDS encoding DUF177 domain-containing protein yields the protein MSLGSSSRAVCLPLSSGAALPVLTVLMDTLNPAIVDIAPEGLSLSCEAAGPELGLDEPEEKFEGPLAIQLELVLHDGPITVTGTLEGTAIRQCVRCLTEYSDPLFVNLYAEYLPQAGLATKPAPAEQGRRGPRRGAQPVEPVDEAEEADEVYLYQGDHLDLVPMVREQVILAAPMQPLCREDCLGLCPQCGQNLNERCCGCPPEQGPSPFRVLRGRLSKGGNA from the coding sequence GTGAGTCTTGGATCAAGTAGCCGGGCAGTCTGTCTCCCGCTCAGTTCGGGGGCGGCGCTTCCCGTCTTGACGGTGCTGATGGATACGCTTAACCCAGCGATTGTCGATATCGCCCCAGAAGGATTGTCCCTGTCGTGCGAGGCCGCGGGGCCTGAGCTCGGCTTGGATGAGCCCGAAGAGAAGTTTGAGGGGCCACTTGCGATTCAACTGGAACTTGTCCTCCATGACGGTCCGATCACGGTGACCGGCACGTTGGAAGGAACGGCGATCCGTCAGTGCGTTCGCTGTCTCACGGAATATTCTGATCCGCTCTTCGTGAATCTCTACGCCGAGTATCTTCCGCAGGCGGGCTTGGCAACCAAGCCGGCTCCTGCTGAACAGGGCAGGAGAGGGCCGAGACGCGGTGCCCAGCCGGTTGAGCCCGTTGACGAGGCGGAAGAGGCGGACGAAGTCTATCTGTATCAGGGCGACCATCTTGATCTGGTGCCCATGGTGCGCGAGCAGGTGATCCTGGCTGCTCCGATGCAGCCGTTGTGTCGGGAAGATTGCCTTGGTCTCTGTCCGCAGTGCGGCCAGAATCTCAATGAGCGTTGCTGTGGCTGCCCGCCGGAGCAAGGGCCGAGTCCCTTTCGTGTGCTGAGGGGGCGCCTGTCCAAAGGTGGAAACGCATAG
- the fabF gene encoding beta-ketoacyl-ACP synthase II, producing the protein MHDRPARRVVVTGLGLVTPLGTGVEKTWKALCAGESGIGRITRFDPTGYDAQIAGEVKDFDPAQFIEKKEIKKMDTFIHYAVGASQLAVDDAKLTVAPEEATRVGVYIGSGIGGLGSIEHYHDVLREKGPGRVSPFFIPMTIINLASGQVAIRVGAKGPNSCAVTACATGNHCIGDAYRLIQRDDADVMIAGGAEAAITPLGVAGFASAKALSFRNADPTKASRPFDKDRDGFVLGEGAGVVVLEELEHARARGARIYAEVIGYAMNSDAYHITAPPEEGEGAVRCMEMALKDAGVAKTDIGYINAHGTSTMADAIETKAIKHVFGEQAYRIPVSSTKSMTGHLLGAAGGIEAVFSILALHHGILPPTINLDHPDPACDLDYVPNTARPVQTQVVLSNSFGFGGVNACLLFRRCDQ; encoded by the coding sequence ATGCATGATCGACCTGCCAGACGTGTGGTGGTGACCGGTCTCGGACTGGTAACTCCGTTGGGAACCGGGGTGGAGAAGACCTGGAAAGCGCTGTGCGCCGGAGAGTCGGGGATCGGCCGAATCACGCGATTCGATCCGACCGGCTACGATGCGCAGATTGCCGGAGAGGTGAAAGACTTCGACCCGGCTCAGTTCATCGAGAAAAAAGAAATCAAGAAGATGGACACCTTCATCCACTACGCGGTGGGGGCGAGTCAGCTGGCGGTGGATGATGCGAAACTCACGGTGGCCCCTGAAGAAGCCACGAGGGTTGGAGTTTACATCGGGTCGGGTATCGGCGGACTGGGGTCGATCGAACATTACCACGACGTCCTCAGGGAGAAGGGCCCCGGACGGGTTTCTCCGTTTTTCATCCCGATGACGATCATCAACCTCGCTTCCGGGCAGGTGGCGATTCGAGTCGGCGCCAAAGGGCCGAACTCCTGCGCCGTGACGGCCTGTGCCACGGGTAATCACTGTATCGGCGATGCCTATCGACTCATTCAGCGCGACGATGCGGATGTGATGATTGCCGGCGGTGCGGAGGCGGCGATTACGCCGCTCGGCGTGGCAGGGTTTGCCTCGGCAAAAGCCCTCTCCTTCAGAAATGCCGACCCGACGAAGGCCAGCCGTCCGTTCGACAAGGATCGAGACGGGTTCGTATTGGGTGAAGGCGCCGGCGTGGTGGTGCTTGAAGAACTTGAGCATGCCCGCGCGCGTGGCGCCCGCATCTATGCCGAAGTGATCGGGTACGCCATGAACAGCGACGCGTACCACATTACCGCCCCGCCTGAAGAAGGGGAGGGGGCGGTCCGTTGTATGGAAATGGCCTTGAAGGATGCGGGTGTGGCCAAGACGGACATCGGCTATATCAACGCCCACGGCACGTCTACCATGGCGGATGCCATCGAGACCAAGGCCATCAAACATGTGTTTGGGGAGCAAGCCTACCGGATTCCTGTCAGTTCGACGAAATCCATGACAGGACACCTCCTGGGTGCGGCCGGTGGTATTGAGGCGGTGTTTAGCATTTTGGCGCTGCATCACGGCATATTGCCTCCCACGATCAACCTTGATCATCCCGATCCCGCCTGCGATCTTGACTACGTGCCCAATACGGCGCGTCCCGTTCAGACTCAGGTGGTCCTTTCAAATTCCTTCGGCTTCGGCGGGGTCAACGCCTGTCTGCTCTTTCGCAGGTGTGATCAGTAA
- the acpP gene encoding acyl carrier protein, with the protein MATVDERVKKIIAEQLGVEEEEVTLEAHFVEDLGADSLDTVELVMALEEEFEIEIPDEDAEKILTVGKALDYIKEKA; encoded by the coding sequence ATGGCAACAGTAGATGAACGGGTGAAGAAAATTATTGCCGAACAGTTGGGGGTCGAGGAGGAAGAAGTGACGCTCGAGGCCCATTTCGTCGAGGATTTAGGTGCCGATTCGCTCGACACGGTCGAATTGGTCATGGCTCTGGAAGAAGAGTTCGAGATCGAAATCCCCGATGAGGATGCCGAAAAGATCCTCACGGTCGGCAAAGCGCTGGACTATATTAAAGAGAAGGCATAA
- a CDS encoding porin family protein: protein MVWIRLVRSAGWAGLLSCWVLLFSPSPVRAEWYAAAQLGVNFADPLRNVRGSGTLAGLDAPNFNLKTSPAFGGKLGLFPSHGIFGLELDVSHSTPHIKNLDDVPGIHLSVTNIGGHVVLRYPGVTWQPYIGGGPALLVAHLGRSSTTERDTQVSVGGNVLVGIRAFVTPKVAMFTEYKYTDSTFRFGGAFGPVGGFDATYRAHQLFVGLSYHF, encoded by the coding sequence ATGGTGTGGATCAGACTTGTGCGCAGCGCAGGGTGGGCAGGGCTGCTGAGCTGTTGGGTTCTCCTGTTTTCTCCCTCACCAGTCCGGGCTGAATGGTACGCGGCCGCGCAGCTTGGTGTGAACTTTGCCGATCCCCTCCGGAATGTGCGCGGGAGCGGGACGCTGGCTGGTCTGGATGCGCCGAACTTCAATCTCAAAACCAGTCCTGCCTTCGGAGGCAAGCTTGGATTGTTCCCTTCGCATGGCATCTTCGGGCTTGAACTGGATGTCTCGCACAGTACCCCGCACATCAAGAATCTGGACGATGTGCCGGGGATTCATCTCTCCGTCACCAACATCGGTGGCCATGTGGTGTTGCGCTATCCCGGTGTGACCTGGCAGCCCTATATCGGCGGCGGTCCGGCCCTGCTCGTGGCGCATCTCGGCCGATCTTCGACCACGGAACGTGACACGCAAGTGTCGGTCGGCGGGAATGTCCTCGTCGGAATCCGAGCCTTCGTCACGCCGAAGGTGGCGATGTTCACCGAATACAAATATACGGACTCAACGTTTCGTTTCGGCGGGGCGTTCGGGCCGGTCGGCGGCTTTGATGCGACCTATCGGGCGCATCAACTCTTTGTGGGCCTGTCCTATCATTTTTAG